In one Oncorhynchus nerka isolate Pitt River linkage group LG7, Oner_Uvic_2.0, whole genome shotgun sequence genomic region, the following are encoded:
- the utp23 gene encoding rRNA-processing protein UTP23 homolog: MTIKRQKKAKKNINFYKHNFSFREPFQILIDGTFCQAALKNKIQIKEQMPKYLMGEVQLCTTNCALKELESLKDLYGAKLILQRYQVRNCKHFKNPVSASECLLSMLEGTNPHHYFVATQDQELTAGLKKIPGVPLMYIIVNTIVLDKPSQCSVSHVEAVALGEMVTPAQQQSINSLKEVQGIGQDGERRGKKRKRKISNPNPLSCLKKKKKQPPTQPLKTEKKKRTRQRKRSKPEGGEGPSLKPLPNP; this comes from the exons ATGACGATCAAACGACAAAAGAAAGCCAAGAAAAACATCAATTTCTACAAACATAACTTCAGTTTTAGAGAGCCCTTTCAAATTCTCATCGACGGGACGTTTTGCCAAGCGGCTCTGAAGAATAAGATCCAAATCAAAGAGCAGATGCCGAAATACCTCATGGGGGAGGTGCAACTTTGTACTACAAA TTGTGCATTGAAGGAACTCGAATCACTGAAAGACCTCTATGGTGCCAAACTCATCCTGCAGCGGTATCAGGTTAGGAACTGCAAGCATTTCAAGAACCCCGTCTCTGCGTCAGAGTGTCTGCTCTCCATGCTGGAAGGGACCAATCCACACCACTACTTTGTTGCCACACAG GACCAAGAGCTGACAGCAGGCCTGAAGAAGATCCCAGGCGTGCCTCTTATGTATATCATCGTCAACACCATAGTGTTGGACAAGCCCAGCCAATGCTCGGTTAGCCATGTGGAGGCTGTGGCTCTGGGAGAGATGGTCACCCCAGCCCAGCAGCAGAGCATCAACAGCCTGAAGGAGGTGCAGGGGATCGGGCAGGATGGAGAGCGCCGGGGCAAGAAGCGTAAGAGGAAAATCTCCAATCCCAACCCGCTCAGCTGcctaaagaagaagaaaaaacagccACCGACGCAGCCTCTTAAGACTGAGAAGAAGAAACGGACCCGTCAAAGGAAACGCAGCAAGCCAGAGGGAGGCGAGGGTCCATCCCTCAAACCGCTCCCAAACCCTTAG